The following are encoded together in the Streptomyces sp. NBC_01465 genome:
- a CDS encoding DUF2871 domain-containing protein: protein MKKLYYAAHTYMIVGVVSGLYYREITKHYDFTGDSQLGVVHTHLLALGMLFFLIVLALEKLFTLSANRRLFTWSFWVYNAGLALTVTMMTIHGTQTVAGAKTSEAISGIAGLGHIVLTVGLILFFVNLGKRIPAAKAGTPQPEPVKAEV from the coding sequence ATGAAGAAGCTCTACTACGCAGCCCACACGTACATGATCGTCGGAGTCGTCAGCGGCCTCTACTACCGCGAGATCACCAAGCACTACGACTTCACCGGTGACAGCCAACTCGGCGTGGTCCACACGCACTTGCTCGCACTCGGGATGCTGTTCTTCCTGATCGTGCTGGCCCTGGAAAAACTGTTCACACTCTCGGCCAACAGACGGCTCTTCACGTGGTCGTTCTGGGTCTACAACGCGGGCCTGGCGCTCACGGTGACCATGATGACGATCCACGGCACGCAGACGGTGGCCGGAGCGAAAACGAGCGAGGCGATCTCGGGGATCGCGGGCCTGGGCCACATCGTGCTGACGGTCGGCCTGATCCTCTTCTTCGTGAACCTGGGCAAGCGGATACCGGCTGCCAAGGCGGGTACCCCTCAACCGGAGCCGGTGAAGGCGGAGGTCTGA
- a CDS encoding DUF7489 domain-containing protein has protein sequence MFNSRRIKAEDSWQGSIVDKSRNMPDGSNMYHYIHVELSDGHTKKFRIDKELWAALEIGDALVKHPGDPNPKKQ, from the coding sequence ATGTTCAATTCGAGGCGAATCAAGGCTGAGGATTCCTGGCAGGGCAGCATCGTCGACAAGAGCCGCAACATGCCGGACGGCTCGAACATGTACCACTACATCCACGTCGAACTGTCCGACGGCCACACCAAGAAGTTCCGTATCGACAAGGAACTGTGGGCGGCTCTGGAGATCGGCGACGCCCTGGTAAAGCACCCCGGCGACCCAAACCCCAAGAAGCAATAG
- a CDS encoding MFS transporter has product MNRSLRAARVATFAYFTLTGFLMGMWIVHIPAIEHRAGISHAVLGWLLLLLGAGAFVAMQIAGPLADRFGARTVVPVSAALLSAAVILPGLATGPWVLGAALLVFGFGNGCLDVSMNAHAVQVERAYERPVMSAFHATFSIGGVAAALVGARTLSWDWSPAVTLGAAGVLGLAVAFAAAPALLPHTPQLATPATKSGRRAATPRRIWYLAALALMLMLCEGVANDWSVLHLRDVLDAPAATAALAYGAFATAMTAGRFLTDRLAARFGPPAILRYGAALGAVGLTVAALSPWIPLALIGWTLFGCGLSGCIPQLFSAAGHFDPDAAGANVSRVAGLGYLGMLAGPAVIGPLTHFVPLNVTFFLPVAFCVVAACAAGPLLRTERPADLVSR; this is encoded by the coding sequence ATGAACAGATCCCTCAGGGCCGCACGGGTGGCCACGTTCGCGTACTTCACGCTCACCGGCTTCCTCATGGGCATGTGGATCGTCCACATCCCCGCGATCGAGCACCGGGCCGGCATCAGCCACGCCGTGCTGGGCTGGCTCCTGCTGCTGCTCGGCGCCGGCGCCTTCGTGGCCATGCAGATCGCGGGCCCGCTCGCGGACCGCTTCGGCGCCCGTACGGTCGTCCCCGTGAGCGCGGCGCTGCTCAGTGCGGCCGTGATCCTGCCGGGCCTGGCGACCGGCCCCTGGGTGCTGGGGGCGGCGCTACTCGTCTTCGGCTTCGGCAACGGCTGCCTCGACGTCTCGATGAACGCGCACGCGGTGCAAGTGGAGCGGGCGTACGAACGCCCGGTGATGTCCGCGTTCCACGCGACGTTCTCGATCGGCGGGGTGGCGGCGGCCCTGGTGGGCGCACGGACGCTGAGCTGGGACTGGTCCCCGGCGGTGACACTGGGGGCGGCGGGGGTGCTGGGCCTGGCGGTGGCGTTCGCGGCGGCCCCGGCACTGCTCCCGCACACACCCCAACTCGCCACTCCCGCAACGAAGTCCGGCCGTCGCGCCGCGACACCGCGCCGGATCTGGTACCTCGCGGCCCTCGCCCTCATGCTGATGCTCTGCGAAGGGGTCGCAAACGACTGGAGCGTGCTGCATCTGCGCGACGTCCTGGATGCCCCGGCGGCCACGGCGGCACTCGCGTACGGAGCCTTCGCAACGGCGATGACGGCAGGCCGCTTCCTCACGGACCGCCTGGCCGCACGCTTCGGCCCGCCGGCGATCCTCCGTTACGGAGCGGCGCTGGGCGCGGTCGGCCTGACGGTGGCGGCGCTCTCCCCCTGGATACCCCTGGCGCTGATCGGCTGGACACTCTTCGGCTGCGGCCTGTCGGGCTGCATCCCCCAACTGTTCAGCGCAGCAGGCCACTTCGACCCGGACGCGGCGGGCGCGAACGTCTCGCGGGTGGCGGGCCTCGGCTACCTGGGGATGCTGGCGGGCCCGGCGGTGATCGGCCCGCTGACGCACTTCGTCCCGCTGAACGTGACGTTCTTCCTGCCGGTGGCGTTCTGCGTGGTCGCGGCGTGCGCGGCGGGCCCGCTGCTGCGGACGGAGCGCCCGGCGGACCTGGTGAGCCGCTGA